Proteins found in one Quercus robur chromosome 2, dhQueRobu3.1, whole genome shotgun sequence genomic segment:
- the LOC126713256 gene encoding uncharacterized protein LOC126713256, whose translation MASLNLSYSTTTTTISSLSTLRNPKPLAFTSNISTKFLKTQTFKTLTPLKSKPTTTHSDLSPLDSSTTTITNLNTNTTNNLKNLKSRLHNNETLYGIFLLTFSPTLAEIAGLSGYDFVVLDMEHGPGGITEALACLHALAATNTPAILRLPESSAAWAKKALDLGPQGLMFPMIESPIEAQEAVSYCRFPPRGVRGSAHTVVRASNYGIDEGYLSNYEDELLIMCQVESVEGVKHVDEIAAVDGVDCVQMGPLDLSASMGYLWDPGNKKVKDMLRVAERAVLNSEGGNGGAYLAGFALPYDGPDDLRKRGYHMVSGAVDVGLFRSAAVEDVKKFKRGLEMDGSDDEQEDRQDGDEKYWSE comes from the coding sequence ATGGCTTCTCTCAATCTCAGCTAttccaccacaaccaccaccatttcctctctctcaactctcaGAAATCCAAAGCCTTTGGCTTTCACTTCCAACATTTCCACCAAATTCCTCAAAACCCAAACATTCAAAACCTTAACCCCTCtcaaatccaaacccaccacTACTCATTCAGATCTCTCCCCCCTAGACTCCTCCACCACCACAATCACTAAcctaaacacaaacacaaccaaCAACCTCAAAAACCTCAAATCTCGTCTCCACAACAACGAGACCTTGTACGGTATCTTCCTCCTCACCTTTTCCCCAACCTTAGCCGAAATCGCCGGTCTCTCCGGCTACGACTTCGTAGTCCTCGACATGGAACACGGTCCTGGTGGCATCACCGAAGCGCTCGCGTGTCTCCACGCGCTCGCCGCAACAAACACCCCAGCGATCCTACGATTGCCAGAGAGCTCCGCTGCGTGGGCCAAGAAAGCCCTCGATCTCGGCCCACAAGGCCTCATGTTTCCCATGATCGAAAGCCCAATCGAAGCCCAAGAAGCCGTCTCTTATTGCCGGTTCCCGCCACGTGGCGTCCGAGGTTCTGCCCACACCGTCGTCAGAGCTTCGAACTACGGAATCGACGAAGGGTATTTGAGTAACTACGAGGACGAGTTGCTGATCATGTGCCAGGTGGAATCCGTAGAAGGCGTGAAACACGTCGATGAAATCGCGGCCGTTGATGGGGTCGACTGCGTTCAAATGGGGCCGTTGGATCTGAGTGCTAGTATGGGGTACTTGTGGGACCCAGGGAACAAGAAAGTCAAAGATATGTTGAGAGTAGCTGAGAGAGCTGTGTTGAATAGTGAAGGTGGGAATGGTGGGGCCTACTTGGCTGGGTTCGCATTACCTTACGATGGACCTGATGATCTTAGAAAACGAGGGTACCATATGGTTTCTGGTGCAGTCGATGTGGGACTGTTTAGGAGTGCGGCTGTGGAGGATGTGAAGAAGTTTAAGAGGGGGTTGGAGATGGACGGCTCTGATGATGAGCAGGAGGATCGTCAAGATGGTGATGAGAAGTACTGGAGCGAATGA